From the genome of Buteo buteo chromosome 4, bButBut1.hap1.1, whole genome shotgun sequence:
GTGATTGGTGGGGCCGGGCTGGACGTCGACTTCTCCCTGGAGAGCCCCtcggggctgctgctggtcaGCGAGTCCCGCCGCTCCGACGGGGCGCACACGTGAGTCCTGACCGTCTCCCGTCCCGTCTCCCGTCCCGTCTCCCATCCCGTCCCGCTGACCCCACTCTCCTCTCCACCCCGGCAGCGTGGAGCCCACCGAGGCCGGCGACTACAAGCTCTGCTTCGACAACTCCTTCAGCACCATCTCGGAGAAGCTGGTGTTCTTCGAGCTCATCTTCGACAGtgcccaggaggaggaggaggaagaggaggaggaagaggaaggcgACGGCTGGGTGGAGGCGGCGGAGCCCGAGGACACGCTGGACGTCAAAATCGAGGACATCAAGGTGGGGATGAAGTTCGACGAGGCCGAGCGTGAGGTCCTGCGGCTGGGCCAGTATCCGTACCAGCCGGGGATGAAGGCATCGGAGCTGCcctgtggaggaggaagagctggacACGAGCTGGCAACGCATGCCGGCAGCCTGGGAATCCAGCCACCTCCTGGGCAGCATCACCGGCAGCGTGGCCGGCAGGgcaagggaggggattctgcccctcgAGTCCAGTGAGACCCCCCCAACAGTCCTGTGTTTGGATTCAGCAGCGTTGGGTTGACGGTTgaactcgatgatcttaaaagtcttttccaacctaaattattccgTGATTCTGCTCCCAGCTGTGGGGCgctcagcagaggaaggagagggaccTGCGGGAGCGGGTCtggaggagcccacggagcTGATCCGAGGGCTGGAAGAGTTGGGGGTGTCCAGCCCGGAGGGGAGACGGCTCCGTGGAGACCTTCTTGCACCTCGCGGCAGACAGACTCTTTCGGCGGGCTGGTAGCGCTGGGACAAGGGGGAAGGGGTTTCGGCTAAAAGAGGGGTGATTCAGTTCGGCTCTAGGGAGGAAATTCTTCCCGCCAAGGGGGGTGAGGCCCTggcagaggctgcccagggagggggTCGATGCCCCGTCCGTCCCTGGGACCCTTCGGGGCCAGGCTGGCCGGGGCTCTGAGCACCCTGGTCTCGGTGAAGACGGCCCCGCTcgtggcagggggggttggacgGGCTGAGCTCCAAGcgtcccttcccacccaaaccgTCCCAGGATTCCCTGAGGAGGCAGCGGAGATCGGCACGTCCGACCGGTGCCTCCTTTTCCGTCCCCAGGAATCCATCGAGACCATGAAGAGCCGCCTGGAACGGAGCATCCAGATGCAGACGCTGCTTCGAGCCTTTGAGGCCCGAGACCGTAACCTGCAGGAGAGCAACCTGGGCCGGGTGAACTTCTGGTCGGCCGTCAACCTGGgcgtgctggtggtggtggcttTCCTCCAGGTCTACATGCTGAAGAGCCTCTTCGAGGACAAGAGGACAGTGCGGACGTAGATGGGGGTGAGggtgggacacacacacacacacgggaCTCGGCTCCCTGCCGGGACGGCGTCGGAGGAGGGACGTGCTCCcctccggctgctgctgctccctcccggCGGGGATTAAACCTGCCCAGCTTTGTACCGCGGTGTCTTGGAGCCGATGCGAAcccgggggggggaaggtttgGGGGCGAAACCCCCCTGCATTTTGTCACCGAAGGGCCTCGAATGTGCATCCCTGAGTCTTTGAGGAAGGAATCCGTTTATTCTGGGCCCTGTGGGGAGTCGTGGGGACGAGTCTCTGGGATCCTGAGGTGGTTTATAGGCTCAGCCATAGCCGGGGGCTGGACAAACTCCTCGGAATTGCCTCCACCGGGAGGGAAAAGGGCCCCGAGGAGCCGGAGCCGGGAAGGACTTTGCTCAGGGAGAGGGTTCCCCACTCCCGCAGCATTTATCGGGTAGGACGTGGACCCGGCCCTGCCCGCTGGCTCCGATATGGCATGGCCAGCACCGCGGAGATGGAAACCGCTGCCTGGAGGCTCACCGCGTGCCGGAGCTGCTCTCCCAATGCCGCTGCCCTGCGGCTCGTCCGAGCATCCGGGAAGGACCCGCTGAATCCCTCCAGCTTCGGGGGAAACCGGGACTTTCCTCGGCCAACGCGGAGCCAGGATTCTCCTGCCCAGAGTCTCCCTCCCTGCGGCTCTCGCAGATTCAGGGGTGCAGGCTTGGCCCTTCCTCCGCGGGAGGCATTGGAACAGAACCAAGGTGGCCATAAGGAGCAGATCCAGCCTTAAAAATGCCCAGAAAAGGGAATTCAAGCGGCAAATGCCGCTCCTGGTGCCTgtaaatggggtgggggggacagagctgggctgggagagagACAGGGCAAGAAATACTCCAAAATCGGGGCGAGCGTTGGAGGCGCTTTATGTGTCGCTGCCCCTGAAAAAAACACCCCGGGGACGTCCACGAAGGGAGGGCGAAGGGAAAATCCCTGCGGCAAGTGCAGAGTTCCCCATAGCTTTGCTGATGCAGCATCAGCAGGAGCCGGAGCCAGTCCCAGGCTGCGGGGGGGTCATTATTAATCCGCTAAATCACAACCTAGGCAAGGTGAGGGCAGCGGGAAGAGGCTGGCCCAGCCGGGGGGGGGCTTCTCAGCACCTGGGAAGTGGGAGTTTTCACACCGGAGCGAAACGCTGCAGTCCCAGGAGCCCTTTTCCAACCCCGAGGTTGCCGAAAGCTGCGGGGGGAGAGGCCTCGTGTGCCCCCGATTCCTCGTCCTTTGCCCCTGGCGCGGGGCTGCGTCCCGGCCCCCGGCTGAAGGCGTCCGCTTGGCTTTGCGGCGGTGGGACGGGGGGGTTGGAGCAGCGGGGCCGGCGGAGCTCAGAAGGGCCGAGGCGGCGCAGAGGGAGCCGGTCTCCTGgtggcagggggaaaaaaaaaaagaaaaagagcatttaGAGGGATGGGAGCTCCCCTGTCTTGTGGGGTGAGGGGGTGTCCCCGGCCAGGACCACCCCCAGCGTGGCTGCTCCGGCTGCAGAGGAGCCCCTGAGcgggtccctgtcccccccaagAGGCTCTGGAGTCTCAgggtgagaccccccccaaatcacagccccccccccccccccccccccggttctATCAGCCCCCAACAACCCTCAGCCAGCTTCCCTCGGCGCCTTCGTTAGCGCCTTCGTTAGCGATCCATCCCATTGGGACTGACGGCACTCCATCGCCCCTTCCTCCCGCTGCAGCCCCGGGAGCATCCCGTCCCGGCTGGCGGCTGCGGGATGAGCAGCCGGTGCCGGCACAGCACTTGCCGTCGGGTAGAACCAACCCTGAAACACCTGAGCTCGCCACGCTGCCCGGCACCGGTGCAAGGTCCAGCCCTCGCTCTACGGAAAATCCCCCAAAATCCCTCTTAGTGCAACGTCCGGCTGCCCTGGAGCCAGCCCAACTCCCGGCACGCTCCGGTATGTGCCAGAGCACCGAGTCCTACTGAAGCTGACGGCACAACCCTGCACCGGGGGAAGCTCCGGCTGCGCCAGGACCTCCTGGTTGCCCACCACGGCCAAGGTCGCGTGTCCAGGCCTCCCTCCGACTGCCGAGGGATAGATCCCACCGGAGCCCCTCATGTCCCTCCTGGGCTGGAGCGAGACGTGGTTGAGCACTGGTTCATCCTCTGGCACCATTTCCGAGGACAAGGAGATGCTGGACCGCGACCACACAGAAATGTGGCTCTGCCACGAGCCGGGCGGTGGGGAATCAGGGCTGTGGCGCCgcatccagccccagccccgcaccGGCCCCCATTTGCTCCAACCGGGATTTTTCTGCTACAACAGTTTTCTACAGCCCAAGTGCTCAAAGACACATCCAAAAATGCAGAGACCACCACGCTTTGGCAGCACTGGGGGGGCCTTACACGGAGGATGTTGGTTTGatgcaaataataaaagatttggggttttaaaCAGCCATCAGTGAAATCGTGGTTAGAGGAGCTGGCACAGAGACAGCCTGCAGGACAGCCCCCCCTTGATCCGAGACCCCCAAACTCCCTGTTTGATTCGAGAGCCCCACAAAGTCTCCTCAATCCGAGACCCCCAAAAGCCCCTCTTGATTCGAGATCCCCCCAACAGCTCCCCTTGATTCAAGGCCCCCACCAGCAATGGGACACtggaggaaaaggcaggagggagaaggaaagggcaAGACCAAAACCCCCATGAAGCGCCAGAGACTTTCACCAgaagatttgtattttttttcccctttatttttttttaattttttttttagtttattaatAGGATACAGACTGGAGGCACTTACACGTTGGCAAactggagggagaggagaggagcggGCTGGGTTTTTGGCCAGACGAGGTGAGCGAGGGGGAGGCCCCCGAAACCGCCGGCGGGAAGGGGCAAGTGCCGGATGGGACCCCCCTGGCCGGGGAGGTGGCGGCAGCACCGGCCACAGACCGgggagggtggtggggggggcGAGAGCTGCACAGAGAAGCCGCGCCAGCGATGCCACCggccccccaaaaccctgggGGTGCCCGGCCGAATGACAGCGGGCagggcagcagggtgggctCGTTAATGGATTAATTGGGGGACAGGACACCTCGCTGCG
Proteins encoded in this window:
- the TMED1 gene encoding transmembrane emp24 domain-containing protein 1 codes for the protein MAARWLWLLALCTGPAAAPPPPDAEVTFVLPAGRRECFYQGAPGNASLEAEYQVIGGAGLDVDFSLESPSGLLLVSESRRSDGAHTVEPTEAGDYKLCFDNSFSTISEKLVFFELIFDSAQEEEEEEEEEEEGDGWVEAAEPEDTLDVKIEDIKESIETMKSRLERSIQMQTLLRAFEARDRNLQESNLGRVNFWSAVNLGVLVVVAFLQVYMLKSLFEDKRTVRT